Proteins co-encoded in one Thamnophis elegans isolate rThaEle1 chromosome 1, rThaEle1.pri, whole genome shotgun sequence genomic window:
- the LOC116517688 gene encoding uncharacterized protein LOC116517688 isoform X1: MFWPRFIMMINFFSILAQFKVTFSFLSLRVFFASDNLHRGVKPIINQHRSESLRQELYSKTAKLFIATQNEGRTRFLKRAHCRHRLLNKRRGIIPRSSGKTHHIHNPRSRGKRMAVTSAHAFKAERQSLTDISRRREKDDRGALARYLQSDDFDEFTFNNDDIILRSIAEDIRHRLPVGAVLNSEHNAIQKLHEQTVPTIHVDAFLYDDDCIDSLCEEGKMSRNYCLACGSHQTAPLEFISHSFSLVELKFLYQEVLPDLTGKVLVDVGSRLGAVLFGAYYYSSASQIYGVEMNGDFCQLQETIISKYRLDDRIKVINADICTQASLLQNADIVVMNNVFEYFLDRSEQARAWKIISQNVRKPGSLLVTVPSLEKSLSELQVDIQLSQWVKAVPVQYDEFLEDADREALKEIYLYRIL, from the exons ATGTTCTGGCCCAGATTCATAATGATGAttaatttttttagtattttagcacAATTTAAAGTCACATTCAGCTTTTTaagtttgagggttttttttgccagTGACAACCTGCACCGCGGGGTAAAACCAATAATAAATCAACATCGTTCGGAATCATTACGCCAAGAGCTGTATTCAAAAACAGCAAAATTATTCATCGCCACACAAAACGAGGGGCGGACACGGTTCTTGAAAAGGGCCCATTGCCGTCACCGTCTTTTAAACAAAAGAAGAGGAATAATACCAAGAAGTTCCGGAAAGACCCATCATATACATAATCCCCGGAGCAGGGGGAAAAGAATGGCagttacttctgcgcatgcgttcAAGGCCGAGCGACAGAGTCTGACTGACATCTCTAGGCGTAGGGAGAAAGACGATAGAGGCGCGCTTGCGCGGTACCTTCAATCAG ATGACTTTGATGAATTTACATTCAATAATGATGATATCATTCTCAGAAGTATTGCTGAAGATATTCGACATCGTTTGCCTGTTGGAGCAGTGCTCAATTCAGAGCATAATGCTATTCAAAAA cttCATGAACAGACAGTACCCACCATTCATGTTGATGCTTTCCTTTATGATGATGATTGTATTGACTCTTTATGTGAAGAAGGAAAGATGAGCAGAAATTATTGTCTAGCATGTGGCTCTCATCAGACAGCACCATTAG AATTCATTTCCCATTCCTTTTCCCTTGTGGAACTGAAGTTCCTGTACCAGGAAGTATTGCCTGACCTGACAGGGAAGGTTCTGGTTGACGTGGGCTCCAGGCTTGGAGCAGTCCTGTTTGGG gCCTACTATTATAGTTCAGCATCCCAGATCTATGGAGTTGAGATGAACGGAGACTTTTGCCAGTTGCAGGAAACTATCATTTCAAAGTATCGACTTGACGACAGAATAAAG GTGATTAATGCAGATATTTGTACTCAAGCTTCACTTCTTCAAAATGCAGACATTGTTGTAATGAATAATGTCTTTGAATATTTCCTTGACAGATCAGAACAGGCTAG AGCATGGAAAATCATAAGTCAAAATGTAAGAAAGCCAGGGTCTTTATTAGTGACTGTCCCAAGCCTTGAAAAGTCTCTCTCAGAGCTTCAG GTGGACATTCAGCTCAGCCAGTGGGTAAAAGCAGTACCAGTGCAATATGATGAATTCTTAGAAGATGCTGATAGAGAAGCACTTAAAGAAATTTACTTGTACAGAATTCTATAG
- the LOC116517688 gene encoding uncharacterized protein LOC116517688 isoform X2: MDFPSARQAVLNVIKGARAGELPRLLHWLRTSNDFDEFTFNNDDIILRSIAEDIRHRLPVGAVLNSEHNAIQKLHEQTVPTIHVDAFLYDDDCIDSLCEEGKMSRNYCLACGSHQTAPLEFISHSFSLVELKFLYQEVLPDLTGKVLVDVGSRLGAVLFGAYYYSSASQIYGVEMNGDFCQLQETIISKYRLDDRIKVINADICTQASLLQNADIVVMNNVFEYFLDRSEQARAWKIISQNVRKPGSLLVTVPSLEKSLSELQVDIQLSQWVKAVPVQYDEFLEDADREALKEIYLYRIL; the protein is encoded by the exons ATGGATTTTCCTTCGGCTCGCCAAGCGGTGCTGAACGTAATAAAGGGTGCGCGTGCGGGGGAGTTGCCTCGCCTGCTGCACTGGCTGAGAACATCTA ATGACTTTGATGAATTTACATTCAATAATGATGATATCATTCTCAGAAGTATTGCTGAAGATATTCGACATCGTTTGCCTGTTGGAGCAGTGCTCAATTCAGAGCATAATGCTATTCAAAAA cttCATGAACAGACAGTACCCACCATTCATGTTGATGCTTTCCTTTATGATGATGATTGTATTGACTCTTTATGTGAAGAAGGAAAGATGAGCAGAAATTATTGTCTAGCATGTGGCTCTCATCAGACAGCACCATTAG AATTCATTTCCCATTCCTTTTCCCTTGTGGAACTGAAGTTCCTGTACCAGGAAGTATTGCCTGACCTGACAGGGAAGGTTCTGGTTGACGTGGGCTCCAGGCTTGGAGCAGTCCTGTTTGGG gCCTACTATTATAGTTCAGCATCCCAGATCTATGGAGTTGAGATGAACGGAGACTTTTGCCAGTTGCAGGAAACTATCATTTCAAAGTATCGACTTGACGACAGAATAAAG GTGATTAATGCAGATATTTGTACTCAAGCTTCACTTCTTCAAAATGCAGACATTGTTGTAATGAATAATGTCTTTGAATATTTCCTTGACAGATCAGAACAGGCTAG AGCATGGAAAATCATAAGTCAAAATGTAAGAAAGCCAGGGTCTTTATTAGTGACTGTCCCAAGCCTTGAAAAGTCTCTCTCAGAGCTTCAG GTGGACATTCAGCTCAGCCAGTGGGTAAAAGCAGTACCAGTGCAATATGATGAATTCTTAGAAGATGCTGATAGAGAAGCACTTAAAGAAATTTACTTGTACAGAATTCTATAG
- the SRP54 gene encoding signal recognition particle 54 kDa protein — protein sequence MVLADLGRKITSALRSLSNATIINEEVLNAMLKEVCTALLEADVNIKLVKQLRENVKSAIDLEEMASGLNKRKMIQHAVFKELVKLVDPGVKAWTPTKGKQNIIMFVGLQGSGKTTSCSKLAYYYQKKGWKTCLICADTYRAGAFDQLKQNATKARIPFYGSYTEMDPVIIAAEGVEKFKNENFEIIIVDTSGRHKQEDSLFEEMLQVANAIQPDNIVYVMDASIGQACEAQAKAFKDKVDVASVIVTKLDGHAKGGGALSAVAATKSPIIFIGTGEHIDDFEPFKTQPFISKLLGMGDIEGLIDKVNELKLDDNEALIEKLKHGQFTLRDMYEQFQNIMKMGPFSQILGMIPGFGTDFMSKGNEQESMARLKKLMTIMDSMNDQELDSTDGAKVFSKQPGRIQRVARGSGVSTRDVQELLTQYTKFAQMVKKMGGIKGLFKGGDMSKNVNPSQMAKLNQQMAKMMDPRVLHHMGGMAGLQSMMRQFQQGAAGNIKGMMGFNNM from the exons ATGGTTTTAGCAGATCTTGGGAGGAAAATTACCTCAGCATTGCGCTCCCTGAGCAATGCTACCATTATCAATGAAGAG GTTTTAAATGCTATGCTAAAAGAAGTTTGTACGGCATTATTGGAAGCTGATGTCAACATAAAGCTGGTGAAACAACTAAGAGAAAATGTCAA ATCTGCTATTGACCTTGAAGAAATGGCTTCTGGActcaacaaaagaaaaatgatccaACATGCTGTCTTTAAAGAACTTGTTAAG ctTGTAGATCCTGGAGTCAAAGCTTGGACACccacaaaaggaaaacaaaatatcaTCATGTTTGTAGGCTTGCAAGGAAGTGGCAAAACAACGTCGTGCTCAAAG TTGGCATATTATTACCAGAAGAAAGGCTGGAAGACATGTTTGATATGTGCAGACACTTACAGAGCAG GTGCTTTTGATCAGTTAAAACAGAATGCAACAAAAGCAAGAATTCCATTTTATGGGAG TTACACAGAGATGGATCCTGTAATTATTGCTGCAGAAGGTGTTGAAAAATTTAAGAATGAAAACTTTGAAATAATAATAGTTGATACAAGTGGTCGTCACAAGCAGGAAGACTCTTTGTTTGAAGAAATGTTACAAGTTGCTAATGCCATA CAACCAGATAATATAGTATATGTGATGGATGCCTCTATTGGTCAAGCCTGTGAAGCTCAAGCAAAGGCTTTCAAAGATAAAGTTGATGTTGCTTCTGTAATTGTGACCAAACTTGATGGCCATGCCAAGGGAGGTGGAGCATTGAGTGC AGTTGCTGCAACTAAAAGTCCAATCATTTTTATTGGAACTGGCGAACATATAGATGACTTTGAACCTTTTAAAACACAGCCTTTTATCAGTAAACTTCTTG GCATGGGAGATATTGAAGGATTGATAGATAAAGTGAATGAATTGAAATTAGATGACAATGAGGCTCTCATAGAGAAACTAAAACATG GTCAATTCACATTGAGAGATATGTATGAACAGTTCCAAAACATCATGAAAATGGGGCCCTTCAGTCAAATATTG GGTATGATCCCTGGTTTTGGAACAGATTTCATGAGTAAAGGCAATGAACAGGAATCAATGGCACGGCTAAAAAAACTGATGACGATAATGGACAGTATGAATGATCAAG AACTAGATAGTACAGACGGAGCCAAAGTTTTCAGTAAGCAACCAGGAAGAATCCAAAGAGTAGCAAGAGGTTCTGGTGTTTCAACTAGAGATGTTCAAGAACTCCtgacacagtacacaaaatttgCACAAATGGTGAAAAAGATGGGAGGCATTAAAGGACTTTTTAAAG GAGGTGATATGTCAAAGAATGTAAATCCATCCCAGATGGCAAAACTGAACCAACAGATGGCAAAGATGATGGATCCTAGAGTTCTTCATCATATGG GTGGCATGGCAGGATTGCAGTCAATGATGCGCCAGTTTCAACAGGGTGCTGCTGGAAATATAAAAGGCATGATGGGATTCAATAACATGTAA